A genomic segment from Methanoplanus limicola DSM 2279 encodes:
- a CDS encoding PAS domain S-box protein, with protein MAANNMFNILYVDDEEILLTATKIYLENSGEFLVDTASSADEGLNKIYGNSYDAVVSDYEMPEMNGVEFLSRVRSTGNDIPFIIFTGRGREEVVIDALNNGADFYLQKGGQPKAQFAELTSKISQAVRRKKAESEIEAGKKQMIALLNAASEAEMLISPEGEILAINRLMAERFGRDPKSLLGASAFDSLPCGLKNLKEIILSSLPEDSGQYFYEESSGERYYNNTISSLSDSYGDVASYAVFSKDLTAKLNAESSLATAKEHLDVTLKSIGDGVIVTDENENITAINRVAEKLTGWREEDAKGMHISDVFCLSDLSDNNMVVNPAGEAIHSGKTVNLSDNIQLESKDGLKYIIGDSAAPIRDNNSDIRGSVIVFRDITREKEAQDYRLRLASIIDSADDAIISKNTDGTITSWNKGAEEIFGYSEEEVIGKNIGILVLEEDKDDLDSVMGCVCRGEKIKHHTARRRKKDGLIIDISLTMSPIADDDGEITGISTISRDISDIIKSGKKLKESYEWNSTVLKSIGDAIIATDRNCNVTYMNPVSEHLTGWTLKEAKNRPLSEIFRITNEYTGEVVESPAEKVIREGRVVGLANHTVLTGKNGEIWPIDDSGAPLIGFDGAINGAVIVFREISERKKSEKLLKDSEARYRALFNSTGAATVIYGPDNILLLVNSGYEKLSGYSRAEVEGRMRWTDFVHEDDLRLMLDKYSRRPKGGEFYHDSYEFRFVDRSGRIHDILLIFERIVGSSNVVCNLIDITAQKRVQRELFESENKLKAILDSLPDVVVHKDPELRILWANAAAKKLSPDIIGKTCYEAFLGCDNVCDECNALKAMVSGEIKHKTIFHRGVAGVGDSYWDKTSVPIKDSSGGYSSVVEMTRNVTSSRQSERRTVFQHNLAEKLSATSSLQDALKMIFESLTGNSGMNSGMLYLSDRLNGGLSLTLHRGISGEYKSAVSYICPESPCFCRLAHKKPVYGVFDDISPNLKDVSRREGIKSFAYLPIVAGAEIIGAYFLFSRDEPEVTLFSKDILESVNDLIGNTLSRIIAEEELRESGERLDIALKSAELFVWEYMVGENKVVWDHNLLTGLGYSCGNTVDLSWWESLIHPEDREERRNKLRLTIDGSEDYYSGEYRILSAGGEWRWIRVLGKAKKRDDEGFATHLAGVIQDVTESKEGELALMMANKKLNLLSSITRHDILNRITPTLIYLEMAKGLCEGDEKVTEYLNFMEKSVNDVTTQISFTKDYQDLGLKSPQWQNIGTVLDNAGLNAGISSVSVVSSDLCCRLEVLADPMFEKIFFNLLDNSLRHGGNVSKVSVRCTDDGEVCKVIYTDDGCGVPSDMKGKIFYKGVGSNTGLGLFLAKEILDITGILVEENGIYGEGARFEFSVPKGKWRYSEEY; from the coding sequence ATGGCTGCAAATAATATGTTTAATATTCTCTATGTTGATGATGAAGAGATTCTCCTTACGGCAACTAAGATATATCTGGAAAATTCCGGAGAGTTTCTGGTTGACACAGCATCTTCAGCAGATGAGGGGCTGAACAAAATATATGGCAACAGTTATGATGCAGTTGTCTCCGACTATGAGATGCCTGAGATGAACGGTGTTGAATTTTTAAGCAGAGTCAGGTCCACAGGCAATGATATTCCGTTTATTATCTTCACCGGAAGAGGGCGTGAAGAGGTTGTTATAGATGCCCTGAACAATGGTGCGGATTTTTACCTCCAGAAGGGTGGTCAGCCGAAAGCCCAGTTTGCCGAGCTTACCAGTAAAATAAGCCAGGCAGTCAGAAGAAAGAAAGCTGAATCTGAGATCGAAGCCGGAAAGAAACAGATGATTGCACTCCTGAATGCTGCAAGTGAGGCCGAGATGCTGATCTCTCCGGAAGGAGAGATACTTGCAATAAACAGGCTTATGGCAGAGAGGTTTGGGAGAGACCCGAAATCCCTTCTTGGCGCCAGTGCCTTTGACTCTCTGCCCTGCGGCCTTAAAAATCTGAAAGAGATAATTCTGTCTTCTCTTCCGGAGGATTCCGGGCAGTATTTCTATGAAGAATCCTCCGGCGAAAGATATTATAATAATACAATCAGTTCTCTCTCAGATTCATACGGTGATGTTGCCTCATATGCTGTCTTCTCAAAAGATCTTACTGCTAAACTGAACGCAGAGTCTTCTCTTGCAACAGCAAAGGAGCATCTGGATGTCACCCTTAAATCGATCGGAGACGGTGTGATAGTTACAGATGAGAATGAGAATATTACTGCAATAAACCGTGTTGCAGAGAAACTTACGGGCTGGAGGGAAGAGGATGCAAAGGGCATGCATATATCGGACGTATTCTGCCTTTCAGACCTTTCAGACAACAATATGGTTGTTAATCCGGCAGGTGAGGCGATTCACTCCGGTAAAACAGTGAACCTCTCTGATAATATTCAGCTGGAATCAAAAGACGGCTTAAAATACATTATAGGGGACAGTGCAGCACCAATCAGGGATAATAATTCAGATATCAGGGGTTCAGTGATCGTCTTCCGTGACATCACCAGAGAGAAAGAGGCACAGGATTACCGCCTGAGGCTTGCTTCGATAATTGATTCGGCAGATGATGCAATAATCAGCAAGAACACTGACGGCACCATAACAAGCTGGAATAAAGGTGCGGAAGAGATATTCGGCTATTCTGAAGAGGAAGTTATTGGAAAGAATATCGGTATACTGGTTTTGGAAGAGGATAAGGATGACCTGGACTCCGTTATGGGCTGTGTCTGCCGTGGGGAAAAAATAAAACACCATACGGCCCGCAGGAGGAAGAAAGACGGCCTTATTATTGATATTTCCCTCACAATGTCTCCGATTGCTGATGATGACGGTGAAATAACCGGTATTTCAACTATATCCCGGGATATCAGTGATATTATTAAGTCGGGGAAGAAGCTTAAGGAGAGTTATGAGTGGAATTCGACTGTCTTAAAGAGCATTGGCGATGCGATTATTGCAACTGACCGCAACTGCAATGTAACATACATGAATCCGGTCTCTGAGCACCTGACCGGATGGACCCTTAAAGAAGCAAAGAACAGGCCACTAAGTGAAATTTTCAGGATAACCAATGAATATACCGGGGAAGTCGTTGAAAGTCCTGCTGAGAAGGTGATCAGGGAAGGCCGTGTTGTCGGACTTGCAAATCATACTGTTCTCACCGGGAAAAATGGTGAGATCTGGCCTATTGATGACAGCGGTGCTCCTCTCATCGGTTTTGACGGGGCCATTAATGGTGCCGTAATTGTATTCCGGGAGATTTCGGAGAGAAAGAAATCTGAAAAGCTTCTGAAGGACTCTGAAGCCAGATACCGGGCACTGTTTAACTCCACAGGGGCTGCAACTGTGATTTACGGCCCTGATAATATCCTCCTCCTTGTAAATTCCGGATATGAAAAATTATCCGGATACAGCAGGGCTGAAGTTGAAGGCAGGATGAGATGGACTGATTTTGTTCATGAGGACGATCTCAGGCTTATGCTTGATAAATATTCCCGGAGGCCGAAAGGAGGGGAATTTTACCATGATTCCTACGAGTTCAGGTTTGTGGACCGCTCCGGCAGAATTCATGACATTCTTTTAATTTTTGAACGTATTGTGGGAAGCAGCAATGTTGTCTGCAATTTAATTGATATCACCGCCCAGAAGAGGGTTCAGAGGGAACTCTTTGAGAGCGAGAATAAATTAAAGGCAATACTCGACAGTCTTCCTGATGTAGTTGTCCATAAAGATCCTGAACTCAGGATATTGTGGGCAAATGCTGCCGCAAAAAAGCTGAGTCCGGATATTATCGGTAAGACCTGCTATGAAGCATTTCTGGGCTGTGATAATGTCTGCGATGAGTGCAATGCCTTAAAAGCCATGGTTTCCGGTGAGATTAAACACAAGACCATTTTTCACAGGGGTGTTGCGGGTGTTGGTGACAGTTACTGGGATAAGACGTCTGTCCCGATAAAGGATTCTTCAGGGGGATATTCATCAGTCGTTGAGATGACCAGAAATGTTACCAGCAGCAGGCAGTCAGAAAGAAGGACGGTGTTTCAGCATAATCTTGCTGAGAAGTTAAGTGCAACGTCCTCCCTGCAGGATGCCCTGAAGATGATATTTGAGAGTCTGACGGGTAATTCAGGGATGAACTCGGGTATGCTCTATCTGAGTGACAGGCTGAACGGCGGACTGTCACTGACCCTGCACAGAGGCATCTCCGGGGAATATAAATCAGCTGTAAGTTATATCTGCCCTGAAAGTCCGTGCTTTTGTCGTCTGGCACATAAAAAACCGGTATATGGTGTTTTTGATGATATCAGTCCGAACCTGAAGGATGTTTCCCGGCGTGAGGGTATTAAATCCTTCGCTTATCTTCCTATTGTTGCCGGTGCGGAAATTATCGGGGCCTATTTCCTCTTTTCACGCGATGAACCGGAAGTCACACTCTTTTCAAAGGATATTCTCGAATCGGTAAATGATCTCATCGGAAATACACTCTCAAGAATTATTGCCGAGGAGGAACTGCGTGAATCAGGGGAGAGGCTTGACATTGCACTGAAGAGCGCTGAACTGTTTGTCTGGGAATATATGGTCGGGGAAAATAAAGTTGTCTGGGACCATAACCTGCTTACAGGACTTGGATACTCCTGCGGCAATACTGTTGATTTATCCTGGTGGGAATCCCTTATTCATCCGGAAGACCGGGAGGAGAGGAGAAATAAATTAAGGCTGACTATTGACGGCAGTGAGGATTATTATTCCGGTGAATACAGGATTCTGTCTGCCGGTGGCGAATGGAGATGGATAAGGGTTCTTGGTAAGGCAAAAAAGAGGGATGATGAGGGTTTTGCGACACATCTTGCAGGTGTTATCCAGGACGTCACTGAATCAAAGGAGGGTGAGCTTGCCCTTATGATGGCCAATAAAAAGCTGAATCTTCTCTCAAGCATAACGAGGCATGATATCTTAAACCGGATAACTCCTACGCTGATCTATCTTGAGATGGCTAAGGGATTGTGCGAAGGTGATGAGAAGGTAACTGAGTACCTGAATTTCATGGAAAAATCAGTGAATGATGTCACAACTCAGATATCCTTTACGAAGGACTATCAGGATCTGGGGCTTAAAAGTCCGCAGTGGCAGAATATCGGCACTGTGCTGGATAATGCGGGTTTAAATGCCGGAATATCTTCTGTCTCTGTTGTGAGTTCTGATCTCTGCTGCCGTCTGGAAGTTCTGGCAGATCCTATGTTTGAGAAGATATTCTTCAATCTCCTTGACAATTCCCTGAGGCACGGGGGTAATGTCTCAAAAGTCTCAGTCCGGTGTACTGATGATGGTGAGGTCTGTAAGGTGATATATACTGATGACGGCTGCGGCGTTCCTTCTGATATGAAAGGTAAGATCTTTTACAAAGGAGTTGGCAGCAATACAGGGCTTGGCCTTTTTCTGGCTAAGGAAATTCTGGATATTACCGGAATTTTGGTTGAGGAGAATGGCATTTATGGTGAGGGTGCAAGGTTTGAGTTCTCTGTTCCCAAAGGTAAATGGAGATATTCGGAAGAATATTGA
- a CDS encoding bifunctional N(6)-L-threonylcarbamoyladenine synthase/serine/threonine protein kinase, with product MPEPGLILGIEGTAWNLSAAIFGEDVLSLHSKPYSPPTGGIHPREAAQHHASALKDVISKVLEGHNPADISGIAFSQGPGLGPCLRTVGTAARALSLSLGVPLIGVNHCVAHVEIGRWQCGCDDPIVLYASGANTQVLGFLKSRYRIFGETLDIGLGNALDKFARSKGLPHPGGPLIEKYALEGSPVDLPYTVKGMDLAFSGLMSAAKSCNAPIEDVCAGFQESAFAMCVEVTERALAHAGKNEVLLVGGVGANTRLREMLKSMCEERGAEFFVPERRYIGDNGAMIALTGKIMLEAGQTVSVRDSAVNPSFRSDEVEVLWRKDTGDLPYRSANMLSDGFARGAEALVSERGDYVIKKRLSKRYRSPSLDQRLISERTKAEARLISLSRRSGVPTPVIYDITHDSIVMEKINGLMLKQSLTVEDVMDAGRIVGRLHNAGIIHGDLTTSNIIVREYDGRCVLIDFGLAFISSEIESRGVDLHVFFQTLESTAPDHNELRDAFCTGYKESFAEAAEVLERVEEIRLRGRYLH from the coding sequence ATGCCTGAACCGGGGCTTATACTGGGTATTGAGGGGACTGCCTGGAACCTTAGTGCCGCAATTTTTGGAGAGGATGTACTCTCTCTGCATTCAAAACCATACAGCCCGCCGACCGGTGGTATTCATCCGCGCGAGGCTGCACAGCACCACGCATCTGCTTTAAAGGACGTTATATCAAAAGTCCTTGAGGGCCATAATCCGGCTGATATTTCCGGTATTGCCTTCTCGCAGGGGCCAGGGCTTGGTCCGTGCCTGAGGACAGTCGGTACTGCTGCGAGGGCATTGTCTCTCTCTCTTGGTGTGCCTCTGATCGGTGTCAATCACTGTGTTGCGCATGTTGAGATTGGCAGGTGGCAGTGCGGCTGTGATGACCCTATAGTGCTCTATGCCAGCGGAGCGAATACACAGGTACTTGGTTTTTTAAAATCACGATACAGGATATTTGGAGAGACCCTTGATATCGGCCTTGGCAATGCCCTTGACAAGTTTGCACGCAGTAAAGGGCTGCCACACCCCGGAGGGCCGTTAATTGAGAAATATGCACTTGAAGGGTCTCCTGTTGATCTGCCCTATACAGTGAAGGGTATGGACCTTGCTTTTTCCGGCCTGATGTCTGCCGCAAAAAGCTGTAATGCCCCGATTGAGGATGTCTGTGCCGGTTTTCAGGAGAGCGCCTTTGCAATGTGCGTTGAGGTGACCGAGAGGGCGCTTGCACATGCCGGCAAGAATGAGGTTTTGCTTGTCGGAGGTGTGGGTGCGAATACAAGGCTCCGGGAGATGTTAAAGTCCATGTGTGAGGAGAGGGGTGCTGAATTTTTTGTCCCTGAGAGGCGGTATATCGGGGACAACGGTGCTATGATCGCTCTGACCGGAAAGATCATGCTTGAGGCAGGCCAGACTGTTTCTGTCAGAGATTCTGCTGTAAACCCGTCCTTCCGCTCCGATGAGGTGGAGGTTTTATGGCGGAAGGATACCGGGGATCTGCCATACAGGTCTGCCAATATGCTCTCTGACGGTTTTGCACGGGGTGCGGAGGCACTTGTCAGTGAGAGGGGTGATTATGTGATTAAGAAGCGCCTCTCCAAGAGATACCGCTCTCCTTCACTTGATCAGAGGCTCATATCTGAGAGGACAAAGGCAGAGGCCAGGTTAATCTCGCTCTCCCGGAGGTCAGGTGTCCCTACACCTGTAATCTATGACATCACTCATGACTCCATCGTAATGGAGAAGATAAACGGCCTCATGCTGAAGCAATCGCTTACTGTTGAAGATGTCATGGATGCCGGAAGAATTGTCGGCAGGCTCCACAATGCCGGAATCATTCATGGTGATCTGACAACTTCCAATATCATAGTCCGGGAATATGACGGAAGGTGTGTTCTGATTGATTTTGGTCTTGCGTTTATATCATCAGAGATTGAGTCAAGGGGGGTTGATCTTCATGTATTCTTCCAGACACTTGAGAGCACTGCACCTGACCATAATGAACTCAGGGATGCCTTCTGCACCGGATATAAAGAGAGTTTTGCAGAGGCTGCTGAAGTTCTGGAGAGGGTTGAGGAGATCAGGCTCCGGGGCCGTTATCTCCACTGA
- a CDS encoding 30S ribosomal protein S27ae: MVSRYKYYNVEGDRAEVQKKNCPRCGPGVYMAEHGDRVSCGKCGYTEFNK; this comes from the coding sequence ATGGTGAGCCGCTATAAATATTATAATGTTGAGGGTGACAGGGCAGAGGTGCAGAAGAAGAACTGCCCGCGCTGCGGACCCGGAGTCTATATGGCTGAGCACGGGGACCGTGTCTCCTGTGGCAAGTGCGGATATACAGAATTCAATAAATAA
- a CDS encoding 30S ribosomal protein S24e gives MDFVFVKEEENKLLNRTELDFVINYEGATPSRKEILGKLCAMRNVPVTNCVVDSLKSEFGKQEIIAKARIYTDAEALKSTELDYLVSRNSAAPEAEAEEEA, from the coding sequence ATGGACTTTGTATTCGTAAAAGAAGAGGAAAACAAGCTTCTTAACCGCACTGAGCTTGATTTTGTAATTAATTATGAAGGCGCTACACCTTCAAGGAAAGAAATTCTCGGCAAACTCTGTGCAATGCGCAATGTGCCGGTGACGAACTGTGTCGTTGATTCACTTAAGAGTGAATTCGGTAAGCAGGAGATCATTGCAAAAGCACGTATTTATACAGATGCAGAGGCTCTTAAGTCAACTGAGCTTGATTATCTGGTCAGCCGCAACAGCGCTGCACCTGAGGCAGAGGCAGAAGAGGAGGCCTGA
- a CDS encoding GTP-dependent dephospho-CoA kinase family protein: protein MWYLPEEHRSRFKEPFGELFTDIVSALNFSGESPVYAVGDVVTYNLAKNGVVPEVAVIDGITMRKICTKTPVLPAELVEVENPAGTITQELINVLLSALKNPPVLVYVIGEEDLAVIPMVMYAPLGSAVFYGQPGEGVVVRVVDSESKKVAEELFSLFVKKDIPDSSG, encoded by the coding sequence ATGTGGTATCTTCCAGAAGAGCATCGCAGCAGGTTTAAAGAGCCCTTTGGAGAGCTTTTTACTGATATAGTCTCGGCTCTGAATTTTTCAGGTGAATCTCCGGTCTATGCCGTTGGGGATGTTGTAACGTACAATCTCGCCAAAAACGGTGTTGTGCCTGAAGTGGCAGTTATTGACGGCATAACCATGAGAAAGATCTGCACCAAAACTCCGGTTCTGCCGGCAGAACTGGTTGAGGTTGAGAATCCTGCGGGGACGATCACACAGGAGCTTATCAATGTGCTTCTTTCAGCTCTAAAGAATCCTCCCGTTCTTGTCTATGTTATTGGCGAGGAGGATCTTGCAGTTATTCCGATGGTGATGTATGCACCTTTAGGCTCGGCAGTCTTTTATGGTCAGCCTGGTGAAGGGGTTGTTGTCAGGGTTGTTGATTCCGAATCCAAAAAAGTAGCAGAAGAGCTTTTTTCACTGTTTGTTAAGAAGGATATTCCTGATTCTTCCGGTTGA
- the spt4 gene encoding transcription elongation factor subunit Spt4 — MAPRNKKSIKVCRNCHHVVDGESCVTCGSSNLSDDWGGYLYIVDPKNSDIAKKMNIDMPGRYALKVR, encoded by the coding sequence ATGGCTCCTCGCAATAAGAAATCCATTAAAGTATGCCGCAACTGTCACCACGTTGTTGACGGTGAGTCATGCGTGACCTGCGGCAGTTCAAATCTCAGCGATGACTGGGGGGGCTATCTGTATATTGTGGATCCCAAAAACTCAGACATTGCAAAAAAGATGAATATTGACATGCCCGGAAGGTATGCCCTTAAAGTTCGCTGA
- a CDS encoding DNA-directed RNA polymerase, whose protein sequence is MYFRMTLEDKVRVPPDRLGEDLEIVVMDELQKQLEGSIDKDIGIFIAVTEIKEIGEGDIIPSDGAVYYSVIFDSVVMRLSMQEIIEGEVVETTSFGAFVSLGPIDAMLHVSQISDEYINYDEKNGRLVCQESRRQIAVGDGLRARVVSLSLSERDPRESKIGLTMRQAGLGTEAWLKEEVEGEIADGSSQ, encoded by the coding sequence ATGTATTTTAGAATGACGCTTGAGGATAAGGTGCGTGTGCCCCCTGACCGCCTTGGTGAGGACCTTGAAATTGTTGTTATGGATGAACTTCAGAAACAGCTTGAGGGCAGTATAGACAAGGATATTGGAATATTTATTGCAGTAACTGAGATTAAGGAGATCGGAGAGGGAGATATAATTCCCAGTGACGGCGCTGTTTACTACTCTGTAATATTTGATTCAGTTGTCATGAGGCTTTCAATGCAGGAGATAATTGAGGGTGAGGTTGTTGAAACCACAAGTTTTGGCGCTTTCGTCTCTCTTGGTCCGATTGATGCAATGCTCCATGTCAGCCAGATTTCCGATGAGTACATAAATTATGACGAGAAGAACGGAAGGCTCGTCTGTCAGGAGAGCCGCAGGCAGATTGCAGTCGGAGACGGTCTGCGTGCACGTGTAGTCTCGCTCTCACTCTCAGAAAGGGACCCAAGGGAGAGCAAAATCGGTCTCACTATGAGGCAGGCGGGACTTGGAACTGAGGCCTGGTTAAAGGAAGAGGTTGAGGGAGAGATAGCGGATGGCTCCTCGCAATAA
- a CDS encoding type II toxin-antitoxin system VapC family toxin — translation MAPDRNGNPGRIKVIFDANALMIPGQFGVDIFSEIEGVLGSYEPLTLEDVLSELKGISTGKGRDSSAARVGIMLSKRCRVVSGPYSGLTVDDRIISYAEFCGGIVATNDRGLKERLLDKNIDVITLRKQKTFEIIKA, via the coding sequence GTGGCGCCTGATCGGAATGGGAACCCTGGTAGAATAAAGGTAATCTTTGATGCCAATGCCCTTATGATTCCGGGGCAGTTTGGTGTGGATATCTTCTCTGAGATAGAGGGTGTTTTAGGTTCATATGAACCCCTGACCCTTGAGGATGTCCTATCTGAACTGAAGGGAATTTCGACCGGAAAGGGGCGTGATTCGTCTGCGGCACGTGTCGGAATAATGCTCTCTAAAAGGTGCAGAGTCGTTAGCGGCCCTTATTCCGGCTTAACTGTTGATGACAGAATAATCTCGTATGCAGAATTCTGCGGCGGGATTGTCGCAACAAACGACCGGGGACTGAAAGAGCGCCTCCTGGATAAAAATATAGATGTAATAACCTTAAGAAAACAGAAGACATTTGAGATTATTAAGGCCTGA
- a CDS encoding translation initiation factor IF-2 subunit gamma, translating to MSDPLIPSVNIGLVGHVDHGKTTLVSHLTGQWTDRHSEEIKRGISIRLGYADATFYECPECEGPESYSTDKVCQVCGSKTEPFRTISFVDAPGHETLMATMLSGSALMDGAMLIIAANEKCPQPQTKEHLMALELVGIENIVIVQNKIDVVSQEAALAHYQQIKKFVKGTIAEDAPVIPVSAQKGINMGALIEAINAHIPVPVRDPEDDPLMLVARSFDINKPGCSWRDVRGGVIGGSLTQGVLNEGDDIEIRPGRKVEAENQIRWEPIQTKVTTMNSGSRKVAEATPGGLLGIGTKLDPAITKSDALSGQVAGHVGKLPPVWNKLSFKVSLMDRVVGADDEFTIDPLKHKEPLMLSVGTAVTVGVVTNTKKDVVEVVLKRPVCVAVGSRIAISRQVGGRWRLIGMGTLVE from the coding sequence GTGAGCGATCCATTAATCCCAAGTGTAAATATCGGTCTTGTTGGTCATGTTGACCATGGAAAGACAACCCTGGTGTCACATCTGACCGGCCAGTGGACAGACCGTCACAGTGAAGAGATAAAACGCGGAATATCAATCAGGCTTGGCTATGCCGATGCAACATTTTATGAATGTCCTGAATGTGAAGGTCCTGAATCATATTCGACAGATAAGGTGTGTCAGGTATGCGGCAGTAAAACCGAACCTTTCAGAACAATTTCATTTGTAGATGCGCCGGGGCACGAGACTCTTATGGCAACGATGCTCTCAGGCTCTGCACTCATGGACGGCGCAATGCTTATTATTGCAGCCAATGAGAAGTGCCCCCAGCCGCAGACAAAAGAGCATCTGATGGCCCTTGAGCTTGTCGGAATTGAAAATATTGTAATTGTTCAGAATAAGATAGATGTTGTTTCCCAGGAAGCAGCACTTGCTCACTACCAGCAGATTAAAAAATTTGTAAAGGGCACCATTGCTGAGGATGCCCCGGTAATTCCTGTTTCAGCACAGAAGGGTATCAATATGGGCGCGCTTATTGAGGCGATCAATGCCCATATCCCTGTACCTGTAAGAGACCCCGAAGATGACCCTCTGATGCTCGTCGCCCGTTCTTTTGATATTAACAAACCGGGATGCAGCTGGCGGGATGTCAGGGGCGGTGTCATCGGAGGTTCCCTTACACAGGGTGTCTTAAATGAAGGCGACGATATTGAGATTCGGCCCGGAAGAAAGGTTGAGGCAGAAAACCAGATCCGGTGGGAGCCGATTCAGACAAAGGTGACGACCATGAATTCCGGTTCAAGAAAGGTTGCTGAGGCAACTCCGGGCGGACTGCTTGGTATAGGAACAAAACTTGATCCTGCAATCACAAAGAGTGATGCACTTTCCGGACAGGTTGCAGGGCATGTTGGCAAACTACCTCCTGTCTGGAACAAACTCTCGTTTAAAGTGTCGCTAATGGATCGTGTTGTCGGGGCGGATGATGAGTTTACTATTGATCCACTGAAGCACAAGGAACCACTGATGCTCTCTGTCGGGACAGCGGTTACAGTTGGTGTTGTTACTAATACCAAAAAGGATGTAGTGGAAGTTGTTCTCAAAAGGCCGGTCTGTGTAGCTGTTGGTTCAAGGATTGCAATAAGCAGGCAGGTCGGTGGCAGGTGGCGCCTGATCGGAATGGGAACCCTGGTAGAATAA
- the nikR gene encoding nickel-responsive transcriptional regulator NikR — MSQESDLSRIGISLPKNLLDKFDEILEYRGYSSRSEGIRDAIRNYITYYRWMSDVTGERQGVITMVYDHEHRGLLQTLTEIQHEHTDIIQSSLHSHVSHDKCLEIILVRGDAGDIKKIAESLMAQKGVESVKLTTIAIEE, encoded by the coding sequence ATGTCACAGGAATCAGATCTTTCAAGAATAGGAATATCGCTCCCAAAAAACCTTCTGGATAAATTCGATGAAATTCTGGAATACAGAGGATATTCATCCCGTTCAGAGGGAATCCGCGATGCAATCAGAAATTACATCACTTACTACAGGTGGATGTCTGATGTTACAGGAGAAAGACAGGGAGTAATTACAATGGTTTATGACCATGAACACCGGGGACTTCTTCAGACACTTACCGAGATACAGCATGAGCATACAGACATAATCCAGTCATCCCTGCACAGCCATGTCTCACATGACAAATGCCTGGAGATCATTCTTGTACGCGGAGATGCGGGTGACATTAAAAAGATCGCTGAGAGCCTGATGGCGCAGAAGGGCGTGGAGTCGGTAAAACTCACAACAATTGCGATTGAAGAGTGA
- a CDS encoding DUF2098 domain-containing protein: MEKQPYIIADTKFITGMESVAVGSFVRYPRTGTSGRVDSVEFFDGEEFARIEETGLYYRTDTLILTDKYEKRAERGEHSGIEGLKYEKSLDSDGIKDAFDKVDGVGAG, from the coding sequence TTGGAAAAACAACCATATATTATAGCCGACACAAAATTCATTACAGGTATGGAATCAGTTGCTGTAGGTTCGTTTGTCAGGTATCCGAGAACCGGTACTTCAGGCAGGGTTGATTCAGTTGAATTCTTTGACGGAGAGGAGTTTGCGAGAATTGAAGAGACCGGTCTGTACTACCGGACGGATACTCTGATACTCACGGATAAATATGAGAAGAGAGCTGAGCGTGGTGAACATTCCGGCATTGAAGGGCTGAAATATGAAAAAAGTCTTGATTCTGACGGAATCAAAGATGCGTTTGATAAAGTGGATGGTGTTGGTGCGGGGTAA